Proteins encoded in a region of the Methylosinus trichosporium OB3b genome:
- a CDS encoding glycosyltransferase — translation MVHAAWHSCGSYQLNVSQILAYRALGARTISVAVMDVPSPPPPQGGRWPAYLAATSELPADARYFCGPRRMGLSAWLRVIHGDEAGYLIEMMKRVELPDGIAREQIDLIHANHFFTLPLAARLRAGRDIPTLLETQDIQARQFVLRNETRFCVPPVARYESMLAVELEWMRKADRCIHLNAEENDDFSRLLPDASHRLIYPAIAPVACGPGGARVIFVASDNFPNRDSLRWLLAEVTPLAPQVRIEVYGNIDSGLKKRDPALYEAHRDVLRGRVEDLNAVYAQSAAVLLPTVEGHGLSIKTVEAMSSGAPLIATRRAFRGMGFDPSRLRNVTLADDAQSFAAALRDIGNSPEATARVDSDTRRLYDEKFSFGAYARALEEAAAPLLRP, via the coding sequence GTGGTCCATGCCGCTTGGCACTCCTGCGGCAGCTATCAGCTCAATGTGAGCCAGATCCTCGCCTATCGCGCGCTCGGCGCGCGGACGATCTCGGTCGCCGTGATGGACGTTCCGTCGCCGCCTCCGCCGCAGGGCGGGCGCTGGCCGGCCTATCTCGCCGCGACATCCGAATTGCCCGCCGACGCGCGCTATTTCTGTGGCCCGCGCCGCATGGGCCTGTCCGCATGGCTGCGCGTGATCCATGGCGACGAGGCGGGCTATCTCATCGAGATGATGAAGCGCGTCGAGCTTCCGGACGGGATCGCGCGCGAGCAGATCGATCTCATCCACGCCAACCATTTCTTCACTCTGCCGCTGGCCGCGCGCCTGCGCGCCGGACGCGACATTCCGACGCTGCTCGAGACGCAGGACATTCAGGCGCGTCAATTCGTCCTGCGCAACGAGACGCGCTTTTGCGTTCCGCCAGTCGCGCGCTATGAGAGCATGCTCGCGGTCGAGCTCGAATGGATGCGCAAGGCCGATCGCTGCATCCATCTCAACGCCGAAGAGAACGACGACTTCTCGCGGCTGCTGCCCGACGCGTCGCATCGTCTCATCTATCCGGCGATCGCGCCCGTCGCCTGCGGCCCCGGCGGCGCGCGCGTCATATTCGTCGCCAGCGATAATTTCCCCAATCGCGACAGCCTGCGCTGGCTGCTCGCCGAGGTGACGCCGCTGGCCCCGCAGGTTCGCATCGAGGTCTATGGCAATATCGATTCCGGACTGAAGAAGCGCGACCCTGCTCTGTATGAAGCCCATCGCGATGTGCTGAGAGGCCGGGTCGAGGATTTGAACGCCGTCTATGCCCAATCGGCCGCGGTGTTGCTGCCGACGGTCGAGGGGCACGGCCTCTCGATCAAAACCGTCGAGGCGATGTCGAGCGGCGCGCCGCTGATCGCGACGCGGCGCGCCTTTCGCGGCATGGGCTTCGATCCCTCGAGACTGCGCAATGTGACGCTCGCCGACGACGCGCAGAGCTTCGCCGCCGCGCTGCGCGACATCGGGAACAGCCCGGAGGCGACGGCGCGCGTCGATTCCGATACGCGTCGTCTCTATGACGAGAAGTTCAGCTTCGGCGCCTATGCGCGCGCGCTCGAGGAGGCGGCGGCGCCGCTCCTTCGGCCATGA
- a CDS encoding glycosyltransferase: MSENEPGPLAGRDVALVHPAWHSCGTYRVVLGQIAAYRALGARVAPIAVSDLPGFAPDRAWRWRCFVAATPELSQGERWFAGPSFCAYLAPRFLREVLWPYLHGDQAIIRAGIAERARFSSKLTTRRFDLVHCNHFFLMPVAQRLAHAGAPILLDTHDLQARQFALMNERAFLLSPRVGYDEMLARELELMRGADLLLHLNAEEYEDFRALLPEKRHALHYPGAPDAPLGPGGADIVLVASNNSANVESVIWFLREVLGRAGAPSVKIVGNVDAGVKAREPALYQSARSCFVGRVEDPAAVYAAARLALLPTISGHGLSIKTVEAMASGLPMIATAHAFRGMRADAAGFANVVIADRAEDFAAALRAAASDSRIPSQEERAASATRRFYEENFSLSSYARRLAALVPPLLHERA; this comes from the coding sequence ATGAGCGAGAATGAGCCGGGGCCGCTGGCCGGTCGCGACGTCGCTCTGGTGCATCCGGCGTGGCACTCCTGCGGCACTTATCGCGTCGTGCTCGGGCAGATCGCCGCCTATCGCGCGCTCGGCGCCCGCGTCGCGCCGATCGCCGTCAGCGATCTTCCGGGTTTCGCGCCGGACCGCGCTTGGCGCTGGCGCTGCTTCGTCGCGGCGACGCCGGAGCTTTCGCAAGGCGAGCGCTGGTTCGCCGGCCCCTCGTTTTGCGCCTATCTCGCGCCACGCTTCCTGCGCGAGGTGCTGTGGCCCTATCTGCACGGCGATCAGGCGATCATCCGCGCCGGAATCGCCGAGCGTGCGCGGTTCTCCTCCAAATTGACGACGCGCCGTTTCGATCTCGTCCATTGCAATCATTTCTTCCTGATGCCGGTGGCGCAGCGGCTCGCGCACGCGGGTGCGCCGATCCTGCTCGACACCCATGATCTGCAGGCGCGGCAATTCGCGCTGATGAACGAACGCGCCTTTCTGCTCTCGCCCCGCGTCGGCTACGACGAAATGCTCGCCCGCGAGCTCGAGCTGATGCGCGGCGCCGATCTGCTGCTGCATCTCAATGCGGAGGAATACGAGGATTTTCGCGCGCTGCTGCCGGAAAAGCGCCATGCGCTGCATTATCCGGGCGCGCCGGATGCGCCGCTCGGGCCCGGCGGGGCCGACATCGTGCTGGTCGCGAGCAACAATAGCGCCAATGTCGAAAGCGTGATCTGGTTCCTGCGCGAGGTTCTCGGGCGCGCCGGCGCGCCATCGGTGAAGATCGTCGGCAATGTCGATGCGGGCGTGAAGGCGCGCGAGCCCGCGCTCTATCAGTCGGCGCGATCCTGCTTCGTCGGGCGCGTCGAGGACCCTGCCGCAGTCTATGCCGCGGCGCGTCTCGCATTGCTGCCGACGATCAGCGGCCACGGCCTCTCGATCAAGACGGTGGAGGCGATGGCGAGCGGCCTGCCGATGATCGCGACGGCTCACGCCTTTCGCGGCATGCGCGCAGACGCCGCGGGTTTTGCAAATGTCGTGATCGCCGATCGGGCGGAGGATTTCGCCGCCGCCCTGCGCGCCGCGGCGAGCGATTCGCGCATCCCGTCGCAGGAGGAGCGAGCGGCGAGCGCGACGCGGCGCTTCTATGAGGAGAATTTCTCGCTGTCCTCTTATGCGCGCCGCCTCGCCGCGCTGGTTCCTCCTTTGCTGCACGAGCGGGCCTGA
- a CDS encoding choice-of-anchor tandem repeat GloVer-containing protein: protein MHSARQFLAALLLILAAFGVAPRAFAQEAEPQFANVFSTIHKFSKDGNWPRGGVAVDAAGNIFGTTLYGGNCSACGVIYKLTKPTTGTAWTFKVLHKFVLGPDGIAPTGPLTVFNGKIYGTTSAGADTSCGCGEVFKLTPSGSSYVYQVIHRFDRTHGTAPIGGVLVASDGTIYGATTGGGANQAGVIYKITPGGAFSVMHSFTGGFGSGPQGELMIGKGSAIYGATFGGGKYNQGVVFRITKAGAYSVLYNFKGIYQFPPSHDGANPEGRLALGPDGTIYGTTTTGGNASGYGTAYSLKPPATTTGAWTYKQLYIYGSALGAPNLPHSGFVRDSSGSLYGTSAGGGASGGGTLYRLDPPTSGSAWKVKVLRSFKAMDAAGDSPYGVLLLNKGVIYGTTLTGGDRSANCPKGLTGCGTVFLYK, encoded by the coding sequence ATGCATTCGGCGCGACAGTTCCTTGCGGCGCTTTTGCTGATCCTCGCGGCGTTCGGCGTAGCGCCTCGCGCGTTCGCGCAGGAGGCGGAGCCGCAATTCGCCAATGTGTTCTCGACGATCCACAAATTCTCCAAAGACGGCAATTGGCCGCGCGGCGGCGTCGCCGTCGACGCCGCCGGCAATATCTTCGGCACGACGCTCTATGGCGGCAATTGCTCGGCCTGCGGCGTCATCTACAAGCTGACCAAGCCAACGACGGGCACGGCCTGGACCTTCAAGGTTCTGCACAAATTCGTGCTCGGACCGGACGGCATCGCCCCCACCGGCCCGCTGACAGTCTTCAACGGCAAGATTTACGGAACGACTTCCGCCGGCGCCGATACCTCTTGCGGATGTGGCGAGGTGTTCAAGCTCACTCCGTCCGGATCGAGCTATGTCTATCAGGTGATCCACCGTTTCGACCGCACCCACGGAACGGCGCCGATCGGCGGCGTGCTGGTGGCGTCCGACGGCACGATCTATGGAGCGACGACGGGCGGGGGCGCGAATCAGGCCGGCGTCATCTACAAGATCACCCCGGGCGGCGCTTTCAGCGTGATGCACAGCTTCACGGGCGGGTTCGGCTCGGGCCCGCAGGGCGAGCTGATGATCGGCAAGGGCAGCGCGATCTACGGCGCGACCTTCGGCGGCGGCAAGTATAATCAGGGCGTGGTGTTCCGCATCACCAAGGCGGGCGCCTATTCCGTCCTCTATAATTTCAAGGGGATCTATCAGTTTCCCCCGTCGCATGACGGCGCCAATCCGGAAGGGCGCCTCGCGCTCGGCCCCGACGGAACGATCTATGGAACGACGACCACCGGCGGCAATGCGTCCGGCTACGGAACCGCTTATTCGCTGAAGCCGCCGGCGACGACCACCGGCGCCTGGACCTATAAGCAGCTCTATATCTACGGCTCGGCGCTCGGCGCGCCCAATCTGCCGCACTCCGGCTTCGTGCGCGATTCCTCGGGCTCTCTCTACGGGACCAGCGCCGGCGGCGGCGCGAGCGGCGGCGGCACGCTCTACCGGCTCGACCCACCGACCTCCGGCTCGGCGTGGAAGGTGAAGGTTCTGCGCTCCTTCAAGGCGATGGACGCCGCGGGAGACTCTCCCTATGGCGTGCTTCTGCTGAACAAGGGCGTCATCTATGGAACGACGCTGACCGGCGGCGACCGCAGCGCCAATTGCCCGAAGGGGCTCACCGGCTGCGGCACGGTGTTTCTCTATAAGTGA
- a CDS encoding lysine-2,3-aminomutase-like protein codes for MTVESARRADERGDDPVAFAPTLKSVADLVAAGLVAPEAAPALRAVEARYSVAVTAETAALLDRADPRDPIARQFLPDARELDTLPEELADPIGDDAFSPVEGLVHRYSDRVLLKLLSVCPIYCRFCFRRESVGLGKGGSLSETALTRALDYIAERPRIFEVILTGGDPLALSARRLGLLAERLREIAHVAVLRIHTRAPTVSPDLVTPERLAALTASGKAVYMALHVNHARELTPRAREAIARIQAAGVATLAQTVLLRGVNDDADTLETLMRALTALRVKPYYLHHPDLAPGTAHFRLSIEEGRALHGELARRISGIALPAYVLDIPGGYGKVPLQSPHIERNPAGDWLVRDRAGRAHAYPGEGAGRAARMTDL; via the coding sequence ATGACAGTAGAATCCGCCCGTCGCGCCGATGAGCGTGGCGACGACCCCGTCGCTTTCGCGCCGACGCTGAAATCCGTCGCCGATCTCGTCGCCGCCGGCCTCGTCGCGCCGGAGGCGGCGCCGGCGTTGCGCGCGGTCGAGGCGCGCTACAGCGTCGCGGTGACGGCGGAAACGGCGGCGCTCCTCGACCGAGCCGATCCGCGCGATCCGATCGCCCGCCAGTTCCTGCCCGACGCGCGCGAGCTCGACACGCTCCCCGAGGAGCTGGCCGATCCCATCGGCGACGACGCTTTCAGCCCGGTCGAGGGCCTCGTTCATCGCTATTCCGACCGCGTGCTGCTGAAGCTGCTGTCGGTCTGTCCGATCTATTGCCGTTTCTGCTTTCGCCGCGAGAGCGTCGGGCTCGGCAAAGGCGGCTCGCTCTCGGAGACGGCGCTGACGCGCGCGCTCGACTATATCGCCGAGCGGCCTCGGATTTTCGAAGTCATCCTCACCGGCGGCGATCCGCTGGCGCTGTCGGCGCGGCGCCTCGGCCTCCTGGCAGAACGGCTGCGCGAGATCGCGCATGTCGCCGTGCTGCGCATCCACACGCGCGCCCCGACCGTGTCTCCCGATCTCGTCACGCCGGAACGGCTCGCGGCGCTGACCGCGAGCGGCAAGGCCGTCTATATGGCGCTGCATGTCAATCATGCGCGCGAGCTGACGCCGCGGGCGCGCGAGGCGATCGCGCGCATCCAGGCCGCCGGCGTCGCGACGCTGGCGCAAACGGTGCTGCTGCGCGGCGTCAACGACGACGCCGACACGCTCGAGACGCTGATGCGCGCGCTGACGGCGTTGCGGGTAAAACCCTATTATCTGCATCATCCCGATCTCGCGCCCGGCACCGCGCATTTCCGTCTCTCCATCGAGGAAGGGCGCGCGCTGCATGGCGAGCTGGCGCGGCGCATCTCCGGCATTGCGCTGCCCGCCTATGTCCTCGACATTCCCGGCGGCTACGGTAAGGTTCCGCTGCAGTCTCCACATATCGAGCGAAATCCGGCCGGGGACTGGCTCGTCCGCGACCGCGCGGGCCGCGCCCACGCCTATCCGGGCGAAGGCGCGGGCCGCGCCGCGAGAATGACGGATTTGTAG